The Metabacillus sediminilitoris genome window below encodes:
- a CDS encoding putative holin-like toxin, producing MTVFQTLMLMIAFATLVLSIISFRDKK from the coding sequence ATGACAGTATTTCAGACGTTAATGCTTATGATAGCATTTGCAACTTTGGTATTGTCCATCATATCTTTTAGAGACAAAAAATAA
- a CDS encoding ABC transporter substrate-binding protein — MKKIITVISIAFLLVLSACGAPTPQKAGETASTKASKDGEKSITIAGNGGVIEKTIRDVIAPKFKEETGITVNYVPGLSGEILSKVELQKNAPQIDIAIFVPTDVYRANEKGLIDKVDESNAPNMNNVDPNFISVEGAGAPAFGLVIAPAYNTESFKEKGLKPIESWNDLASGQYEGRTAFVDITNDWGFNTLNALAMTNGGGTDNVEPGLEKAKELAGYSTTFYKNSTQVMPALQQGAADVTVMGSYAIGELALSGVPIKMVVPKEGVPIQAFSATLVKNTPHEKEALDFINYLVSEESQSLIAEQGFYPVAEGVEFPEKYQESIGLKDTDKTYKPDIAGYAEIRAEWSDRWAKEVVPEIGKLLK, encoded by the coding sequence ATGAAAAAGATCATTACAGTAATTTCAATCGCTTTTCTACTTGTTCTATCAGCTTGTGGTGCTCCTACTCCACAAAAAGCCGGAGAAACAGCTAGTACGAAAGCGAGTAAAGATGGGGAAAAATCAATTACGATTGCAGGAAATGGCGGGGTTATTGAAAAAACAATTCGTGACGTCATTGCTCCGAAGTTCAAAGAAGAAACAGGTATCACTGTTAACTATGTTCCAGGACTTTCTGGAGAGATTCTATCTAAGGTAGAATTACAAAAAAATGCTCCACAAATTGATATTGCCATCTTTGTACCAACAGATGTATATCGGGCAAATGAAAAAGGGCTTATCGATAAAGTTGATGAATCTAATGCCCCTAATATGAATAATGTGGATCCGAATTTCATTTCAGTTGAGGGTGCAGGCGCTCCAGCATTTGGATTGGTCATTGCCCCTGCTTATAATACAGAATCGTTTAAAGAGAAGGGTTTGAAACCAATCGAATCATGGAACGACTTAGCATCCGGTCAATATGAAGGAAGAACAGCGTTTGTGGATATTACAAATGACTGGGGCTTTAACACATTGAACGCGCTGGCGATGACAAACGGTGGCGGTACAGATAATGTAGAGCCAGGGCTAGAAAAGGCAAAAGAGCTTGCCGGTTACTCAACGACTTTTTATAAAAATTCAACACAAGTAATGCCAGCGCTTCAGCAAGGTGCTGCAGACGTAACAGTAATGGGAAGCTATGCCATTGGTGAATTAGCATTATCAGGTGTTCCAATTAAAATGGTTGTACCGAAAGAAGGAGTACCTATTCAAGCCTTTAGTGCAACCCTTGTGAAAAATACTCCTCACGAGAAGGAGGCACTAGATTTCATCAACTATTTAGTCAGTGAAGAATCACAATCTTTAATTGCAGAACAAGGGTTTTATCCAGTTGCAGAAGGTGTGGAGTTTCCAGAGAAATACCAAGAATCTATTGGGCTAAAAGATACAGATAAAACATATAAACCAGATATTGCTGGATACGCGGAAATTCGTGCTGAATGGTCTGATCGTTGGGCAAAAGAAGTAGTTCCAGAAATCGGTAAATTACTTAAATAG
- a CDS encoding TAXI family TRAP transporter solute-binding subunit: MKTGTLLKISFLLIFLLIGSIKIKQELFLTGVQTVPLLSEELTGSQTTLVIATGDMSGVYFPLGKAIADLNQKYNGKASGTQVTNASIQNTKLVSQKQTELGFSTVDVLALPEIKKSEILALTGLYSNFIHIVTTESDIHNLEDLRGKRVSIGTVGSGTKLMSERILKAANLASYEMDLSTLSFTQSADALRNGTIDVAFFSSGLPNPVIAELASEMELSLVPIPKQIAESLHEEFGFYTLDEISGQTYKGMESTPTLAVKNVLLTYPDLPKQEAYQIVKTLYDHLPELQNAHPEALEINLAETNLGVPIDFHPGAKQFFEEIIHLNTKSTN, from the coding sequence TTGAAAACAGGGACACTTTTAAAAATCTCGTTCCTTTTAATATTTCTTTTGATTGGGTCTATAAAGATAAAACAGGAATTATTTCTAACTGGGGTTCAAACAGTTCCACTACTATCAGAGGAACTCACAGGAAGTCAAACTACATTGGTTATTGCTACTGGTGATATGTCAGGTGTCTATTTTCCTTTGGGAAAAGCTATAGCAGACTTAAATCAAAAGTACAATGGAAAAGCATCTGGAACACAAGTGACGAACGCTTCGATTCAGAATACAAAACTAGTGAGTCAGAAACAGACTGAATTAGGATTTAGTACAGTGGATGTCCTTGCATTGCCAGAAATTAAAAAATCCGAAATTCTCGCCCTTACTGGACTTTACTCTAATTTCATCCATATTGTCACGACCGAAAGTGATATTCATAATTTAGAGGATTTACGAGGGAAAAGAGTAAGTATAGGAACAGTCGGGAGCGGAACAAAGCTGATGTCTGAAAGGATCCTAAAGGCTGCCAATCTAGCAAGCTATGAAATGGATTTATCTACTCTTTCATTCACACAATCGGCGGATGCTTTAAGAAATGGAACGATTGATGTTGCTTTCTTTTCTTCTGGTTTACCGAATCCAGTGATTGCGGAACTTGCTTCAGAGATGGAACTTTCACTTGTTCCGATTCCAAAACAAATTGCTGAAAGCCTTCATGAGGAATTTGGATTTTACACACTAGATGAAATAAGCGGTCAAACTTACAAAGGCATGGAGAGTACACCTACATTAGCAGTAAAAAATGTACTTCTTACATACCCAGATTTGCCTAAACAAGAAGCTTATCAAATTGTAAAAACGTTATATGACCATTTACCAGAATTGCAAAACGCCCACCCAGAAGCATTGGAAATCAATTTAGCAGAAACAAATTTAGGGGTTCCAATAGATTTCCATCCTGGAGCAAAGCAATTTTTCGAAGAAATCATCCATTTAAATACTAAATCTACAAATTGA
- a CDS encoding helix-turn-helix transcriptional regulator, with product MLNESTIHEYISNLNKASTHEEKLNLCTKGLLELFPIQEVHLFRYSPLGNIAEGILKINSSGLHYIGHVRDDLRNLPPIYSSLRKRRAMYISNEEFFEKYGSKYTNPNEKNDHFIIPICFSSTPVGYFIGRELPRNFTCDEKLLSFLTLYGKLVGKIIESNKEGQSIGKLSKRESEVMQRISCGESIKEMTKSMGISEYTVKDYIKSAIKKLEVNNRVEAVAELLRRGSIS from the coding sequence ATGTTAAATGAATCAACAATACACGAGTATATATCAAACCTTAATAAAGCCTCAACTCATGAAGAAAAACTAAATCTATGCACGAAAGGTTTACTCGAATTATTCCCTATCCAGGAAGTACATTTATTTAGATATTCACCACTTGGAAACATCGCTGAAGGAATCCTTAAAATCAATTCATCAGGTTTACACTATATTGGACACGTGAGAGATGACCTCCGAAACTTACCTCCTATTTATAGCTCCTTACGAAAAAGGAGAGCCATGTATATTTCGAACGAAGAGTTTTTTGAAAAATATGGTAGTAAATATACGAACCCTAATGAAAAGAATGATCACTTCATCATACCGATTTGCTTTAGTTCAACTCCAGTCGGCTACTTTATTGGACGTGAATTACCTAGAAATTTTACTTGCGACGAAAAGCTTTTATCGTTTCTTACTTTATACGGAAAATTAGTTGGAAAAATCATTGAGAGCAACAAGGAAGGGCAATCAATTGGCAAACTAAGCAAACGAGAAAGCGAAGTCATGCAACGAATTTCATGCGGCGAGAGTATAAAGGAAATGACAAAATCCATGGGAATTAGTGAATATACAGTAAAGGATTACATTAAATCTGCCATAAAAAAGCTAGAAGTAAATAACCGAGTTGAGGCAGTAGCTGAATTACTTCGAAGAGGTTCTATTTCATAA
- a CDS encoding nuclear transport factor 2 family protein, with protein sequence MAKTLEEKINELEARHKIKELIANYNHGYDKQDIELFMDIWEENAIWDWGTPQEIYQNKEEILERLQISWRDIPQTHHYTVNTVISFESKNSEATAISDLDATVIDKEGVPSMIAGSYYDTFSNRTGKWRFIERKIKIHHSTPVSEVR encoded by the coding sequence ATGGCAAAAACATTGGAAGAAAAGATCAATGAATTAGAAGCTCGTCACAAAATTAAAGAATTGATTGCAAACTATAATCATGGATACGATAAACAGGATATCGAATTATTTATGGATATTTGGGAAGAGAATGCCATCTGGGATTGGGGTACACCACAAGAAATTTATCAAAATAAAGAGGAGATTTTAGAAAGGCTGCAGATTAGTTGGAGGGATATTCCGCAAACACATCATTATACGGTAAATACCGTGATTTCTTTTGAAAGTAAGAATAGTGAAGCAACAGCCATTTCAGATCTTGATGCAACTGTCATTGATAAGGAAGGTGTACCTTCAATGATAGCTGGTTCTTATTATGATACATTCAGTAATCGAACAGGTAAATGGCGTTTTATCGAAAGGAAGATAAAAATCCATCACTCAACACCTGTTTCAGAGGTCAGATAA
- a CDS encoding ABC transporter permease, producing MKILGKFRTILAVLGIIYILIPLVVVVPASFTSANYPSFPPKGFSLQWYTMILERSEFIEAFYNSLQFAFLAAFFAVLFGTLGALAIAKYDIPGKNYITSILTAPLSVPQLVLGIALLIYFTPMMLAGTSTGFLIAHTIICIPYVIRLVLTGLSGFDYNLEKAAAILGANPLIVFWKVTLPLIRPAMISGGLFAFLTSFDNVTISLFMISPDMRTLPIEIFSTMQDAYNPIVASVSSVVIFISVILIVVLEKIHGVGKVFGGTQH from the coding sequence ATGAAAATACTTGGAAAGTTCCGAACGATCCTTGCTGTGTTGGGGATCATCTATATATTAATTCCATTAGTTGTTGTCGTTCCTGCATCTTTTACAAGTGCAAATTATCCAAGCTTTCCACCAAAAGGTTTTTCTCTGCAATGGTATACAATGATTTTGGAACGTTCTGAATTCATCGAAGCCTTCTATAATAGTTTGCAATTTGCTTTCTTAGCCGCATTTTTTGCTGTTTTATTCGGGACGCTAGGTGCACTGGCAATTGCGAAGTATGATATTCCAGGAAAGAACTATATTACATCAATATTGACAGCGCCGTTAAGTGTACCACAACTAGTATTGGGGATTGCCCTGCTTATTTATTTCACACCGATGATGCTTGCAGGTACATCAACAGGCTTTTTGATTGCACACACGATCATTTGTATCCCGTATGTTATTCGCTTGGTACTAACAGGATTAAGTGGATTTGATTACAATTTGGAAAAAGCTGCAGCTATTCTTGGGGCAAATCCATTAATCGTCTTTTGGAAGGTGACACTGCCGCTCATCAGACCGGCAATGATATCTGGAGGATTATTTGCCTTCTTGACATCTTTTGATAATGTCACAATCTCATTGTTTATGATTTCCCCTGATATGCGAACACTTCCAATCGAGATTTTCTCAACGATGCAGGATGCTTATAATCCAATAGTAGCTTCCGTTTCAAGTGTGGTTATTTTTATTTCTGTCATATTAATAGTAGTACTTGAAAAAATTCATGGGGTTGGAAAGGTATTCGGTGGCACTCAGCATTAG
- a CDS encoding ABC transporter ATP-binding protein: MNAMICDVEIKGARKQFGSNVVLNDIDLEVKQGELLTLLGPSGCGKSTTLNLIAGFLEADQGDVYIKGKKVTKVPPYKRDLGMVFQTYSLFPHMTVQENLSFGLKLRKVAKTEQKKKIDRVLELVKMSGLEHRYPRELSGGQRQRVAIARALVVEPELLLLDEPLSNLDAKLRHELRAEIKRLQKEIGVTTIFVTHDQEEALSMSDRVVVMNAGKIEQISTPTAIYNHPKTEFVFQFIGKSNSFEGKIVETEGRKISVKVGEEIIHVDSANIIGEDRSLRAGNEVKLYIRPEKVHISSTRETASPTLDLQLAKIIQLNYLGTSWEVDVSLQGKTVQLLTNSYDSTWQYGSEVYVGWNPSDIMLIKK, encoded by the coding sequence ATGAATGCAATGATATGCGATGTAGAGATAAAGGGTGCAAGAAAGCAATTTGGTTCCAATGTAGTACTGAATGATATTGACTTAGAAGTAAAACAGGGTGAGCTGTTAACACTACTTGGACCCTCAGGCTGCGGGAAATCGACGACATTGAATTTAATTGCAGGCTTTCTTGAAGCAGATCAGGGGGATGTTTATATTAAAGGGAAAAAAGTAACGAAAGTTCCCCCCTATAAGCGCGATTTAGGTATGGTATTTCAAACCTATTCCTTGTTTCCACATATGACGGTACAAGAAAACCTTAGCTTTGGTCTAAAGTTGCGAAAAGTGGCTAAAACAGAACAAAAAAAGAAAATTGATCGAGTTCTTGAACTTGTTAAGATGTCTGGGCTTGAACACCGTTATCCAAGGGAATTATCAGGAGGTCAAAGGCAGCGTGTGGCTATCGCTAGAGCGCTTGTAGTTGAGCCAGAATTACTGCTGCTTGATGAACCACTATCAAATCTAGATGCAAAATTACGACATGAACTACGCGCGGAAATTAAACGTTTACAAAAAGAAATTGGTGTAACAACGATTTTTGTTACACATGATCAAGAGGAAGCTCTATCTATGTCTGACCGAGTAGTTGTTATGAATGCAGGGAAAATTGAACAAATCAGCACACCGACCGCTATCTACAATCATCCTAAAACTGAATTTGTATTTCAATTCATTGGAAAATCGAATTCTTTTGAAGGAAAGATTGTGGAAACTGAAGGTAGGAAAATTTCGGTGAAAGTAGGTGAGGAAATTATTCATGTCGATTCGGCAAATATTATTGGCGAGGATCGTTCATTGAGAGCAGGGAATGAGGTGAAACTTTATATTCGTCCTGAGAAGGTGCACATTTCCTCTACTAGGGAAACAGCATCACCAACGTTGGACCTTCAGCTAGCTAAAATCATTCAGCTTAATTACCTTGGCACTTCATGGGAAGTAGATGTTTCGTTACAAGGGAAAACGGTTCAATTATTAACAAATTCATATGACTCAACTTGGCAATATGGAAGTGAGGTGTATGTTGGATGGAACCCATCAGACATTATGCTGATCAAGAAGTAA
- a CDS encoding ABC transporter permease has translation MEPIRHYADQEVSEQVKVEPQKKTKVRKRRSWIAGLLLLVPILLFIFGFFVVPMLYILYLSFISTDKLNGTDAVYSLQNYITLFTDSYYLSSMWLTVKISLYSVLVSLILGYPIALTMAKSSPKVRGYITLLIASPLLVSIVVRNFGWYLLLLPNGTINQVLMNLGLINKPLNLLFSELGVVIGLSNAYLPFMVLAIVTSLYNIDPSLEKAGAILGASPLRSFFSITLPLSLPGIVSGCVLVFSLSMSAYVTPSLMGGANVPMMPVVVYDQINNLLKWTFGSALSYVLLIITLLSVFVFTRAFEKSKFREVFR, from the coding sequence ATGGAACCCATCAGACATTATGCTGATCAAGAAGTAAGTGAACAAGTAAAAGTAGAACCGCAAAAAAAGACGAAAGTGAGAAAAAGAAGAAGTTGGATCGCTGGGCTGCTTCTTTTAGTCCCTATCCTTTTATTCATTTTTGGATTTTTTGTTGTTCCTATGCTATATATTTTGTATTTAAGTTTTATTTCTACTGATAAATTGAATGGTACGGATGCTGTTTATAGCTTACAAAACTATATAACTTTATTTACCGATAGCTATTACTTATCTTCGATGTGGCTGACAGTGAAAATCAGTTTATATTCTGTGCTTGTTTCCCTTATCCTAGGATATCCAATCGCGTTAACGATGGCGAAAAGCTCACCTAAAGTTCGGGGATATATTACTTTATTAATTGCTTCTCCTCTTTTGGTAAGCATCGTCGTACGTAACTTTGGATGGTACTTATTATTATTGCCGAACGGTACAATCAATCAAGTATTAATGAATCTAGGCCTTATTAATAAGCCGCTAAATCTATTATTCTCTGAACTTGGTGTCGTAATTGGGCTCTCAAACGCCTATTTGCCTTTCATGGTTTTAGCAATTGTGACTAGCTTGTATAATATTGACCCTTCATTAGAGAAAGCGGGAGCAATTCTTGGGGCAAGTCCACTGCGCAGTTTTTTTTCCATTACACTTCCGCTTAGCTTGCCAGGAATCGTATCAGGTTGTGTGCTTGTCTTTAGTTTATCGATGAGTGCCTATGTCACTCCTTCTTTAATGGGAGGAGCGAATGTTCCTATGATGCCAGTTGTTGTATACGATCAAATTAACAACCTGTTGAAATGGACGTTTGGTTCAGCATTGTCGTACGTACTTCTAATCATTACGCTTCTTTCAGTATTCGTCTTTACACGAGCATTTGAAAAAAGTAAGTTTAGGGAGGTGTTCCGATGA
- a CDS encoding transporter substrate-binding domain-containing protein, whose amino-acid sequence MSLSQRLVIAEDKTYKIAGEWALPPFSYKDQRGSLTGINIDLMKKIADENGLTFEYIPMEIHEAEQALRDGEVDAIAGITYSTEKDKVFDFTQPYFTMSDSLIIPMESRDKIKSIEDIREMHIVLQDNTPVLSTLLNLRNTNLTLVTNHYTGLLMLLNDRSEIFIGNKFTSSFFLKEFGQEENYLILDEVMNPVDYAIAVKEGDEDLLLIINQTLTKLKATGEVSKLIDEWVSPENEAKIARLEHFIFLLFIFLLIGALILIVIYIWNQRLKEAVNIHTKDLQLLNEDLQKQRQRTADSHAFKDQILNNIDTGIVTFDIDFKITSCNKRALEILELPADTKYNLQHSPIFLKLFEHYRFGQVLQQENAEYYRFLEINDNGERKVIYYSLNKMFNSLENQAGYLLSMNDETEKKKLEQKLITQEKLHALGQLVAGVAHEIRNPLTSIKTFIDLIPKKYDQPKFQKVLMEHLPEEVNRLNRIVTDLIDYARPSLPNIQHCTALELTSLLAILQVNMDKNRIEFKQYIEPDLVFNIDPQQIRQVLFNLLLNAIHAVEESEVKEIKIIMEKEDFEKGRIMIRDTGKGMEQGELNHIFEPFFTTKGKGVGLGLSLSYNLIKENNGDIQVNSIPNKETTFTVVLPLYQKEEIRNEAKSTGY is encoded by the coding sequence ATGTCATTATCACAACGTTTAGTAATTGCTGAAGATAAAACATATAAAATCGCTGGGGAATGGGCTCTTCCTCCTTTTTCTTATAAAGATCAACGAGGATCACTGACTGGCATAAATATTGATTTAATGAAAAAAATCGCAGATGAAAATGGGCTTACTTTTGAATATATACCAATGGAGATTCATGAAGCGGAACAGGCATTAAGAGATGGTGAAGTAGATGCGATAGCAGGGATAACATACAGCACCGAAAAGGATAAAGTATTTGATTTTACTCAACCCTACTTTACGATGTCAGATTCTTTGATTATCCCTATGGAGAGTAGGGATAAAATTAAAAGTATCGAGGATATTAGGGAAATGCATATTGTCCTGCAAGATAATACTCCTGTTCTAAGCACGTTATTAAATTTAAGGAATACGAATCTTACTTTGGTGACAAATCACTACACTGGTCTTTTGATGCTTTTAAATGACCGATCTGAAATTTTTATTGGGAATAAATTTACATCTTCCTTCTTTTTAAAAGAGTTTGGTCAAGAAGAAAATTACCTCATTCTAGATGAAGTAATGAATCCGGTAGATTATGCGATTGCAGTAAAGGAAGGGGATGAGGACCTCCTTTTAATAATTAATCAAACGCTTACAAAATTAAAGGCTACGGGAGAAGTAAGTAAATTAATTGATGAATGGGTTAGTCCAGAAAACGAGGCTAAAATTGCTCGTTTGGAACATTTTATCTTCTTATTATTTATATTTCTTTTGATTGGTGCACTCATTCTTATTGTAATCTATATTTGGAATCAACGATTAAAAGAAGCTGTGAACATTCATACAAAAGACCTCCAACTATTAAATGAAGATTTACAAAAACAACGGCAACGAACTGCTGATAGCCATGCATTTAAAGATCAAATTTTAAATAATATAGACACGGGCATCGTAACTTTCGATATCGATTTTAAGATAACGAGCTGTAATAAGCGGGCATTGGAAATTCTTGAGCTTCCCGCCGATACAAAGTACAACCTTCAGCATTCTCCCATTTTTTTGAAGCTTTTTGAGCATTATCGTTTTGGTCAAGTTTTGCAACAAGAAAATGCTGAATATTATCGCTTTTTAGAAATAAATGATAATGGAGAACGCAAGGTAATCTATTATTCTCTAAATAAAATGTTTAACTCACTTGAAAACCAGGCAGGCTATTTGCTCTCAATGAACGACGAAACAGAAAAAAAGAAACTCGAACAAAAGCTAATTACACAGGAAAAGCTCCACGCGCTTGGCCAGTTAGTAGCTGGTGTAGCTCATGAAATTCGGAACCCGTTAACGTCAATTAAAACCTTCATAGACCTAATTCCAAAGAAATACGATCAACCGAAATTTCAAAAGGTACTTATGGAGCATTTACCAGAAGAAGTGAACAGACTAAATAGGATTGTAACAGACTTAATTGACTATGCTCGTCCTAGCTTACCTAATATTCAACACTGCACTGCCCTCGAGCTGACATCCTTACTAGCTATACTACAAGTAAACATGGATAAAAACAGGATTGAATTTAAACAATACATAGAACCTGACCTTGTTTTTAACATTGATCCACAGCAAATTCGTCAGGTCCTCTTTAATCTATTATTAAATGCCATTCATGCAGTGGAAGAATCAGAAGTAAAGGAAATTAAAATCATAATGGAGAAAGAGGATTTCGAGAAAGGGAGGATTATGATTAGAGATACTGGTAAAGGAATGGAGCAAGGGGAACTAAACCATATCTTTGAACCATTTTTTACGACAAAGGGAAAAGGCGTCGGATTGGGGTTGAGCTTATCCTACAATTTAATAAAAGAAAACAATGGAGATATACAAGTAAACAGTATTCCTAATAAAGAAACCACATTCACGGTTGTATTGCCTTTATATCAAAAGGAGGAGATTCGGAATGAAGCCAAGAGTACTGGTTATTGA
- a CDS encoding sigma-54-dependent transcriptional regulator: MKPRVLVIDDEQAICNSLSFALEDDYFIMTTTDPEKGILMVEKERVDIILLDLRIGPYNGIDVLQRIKQKDPKVTVIMMTAYASIETSIEAIKMGAYYYIEKPINIENLSLLLLRAAEFKQISNKLETLHEELEERKGHKDFLGNSMAMKYVFSMIDRIKDIDSCVLITGESGTGKELVAKRIHYSGKRKDGPLEILNCAAIPETLLESELFGYEKGAFTGATQSKEGKWVAANGGTLFLDEISEMPLPLQAKLLRVIQEREVTPLGSNKKIPLDVRILCAANKNIEQMVQEGTFREDLYFRLNVIPIKTPPLRERKEDLALLIDYFLKKYCKEMNREKRSISTTARRLLLDYHYPGNVRELGNIIEYSVALSINTVIHEGDLPHYILEQKKGEGGISNGKSIVIPIGLSMKEIEKKVISKTLEHCGKHRQRTAQTLQISERSLRDKIKLYEIEKSRN, from the coding sequence ATGAAGCCAAGAGTACTGGTTATTGACGATGAACAAGCAATTTGTAATTCACTTAGCTTTGCACTTGAAGATGATTATTTCATTATGACCACAACGGATCCGGAGAAAGGCATACTCATGGTGGAAAAAGAACGAGTAGATATTATTCTGCTAGATCTTCGTATTGGACCTTACAATGGGATAGACGTTTTGCAAAGAATTAAACAAAAAGACCCAAAAGTGACGGTCATCATGATGACCGCTTATGCTTCAATAGAAACATCCATTGAAGCAATCAAAATGGGTGCCTATTATTATATTGAAAAACCGATTAATATCGAGAACTTATCATTGCTTTTATTAAGAGCCGCTGAGTTTAAACAAATATCTAATAAACTAGAAACACTTCATGAAGAGCTGGAGGAAAGGAAGGGCCATAAAGACTTCTTAGGAAATAGTATGGCTATGAAATATGTATTTTCGATGATCGATCGCATTAAAGATATCGACTCTTGCGTCTTGATTACAGGAGAAAGTGGAACTGGGAAAGAACTTGTAGCAAAAAGGATTCATTATTCAGGGAAACGTAAGGATGGACCATTAGAAATTTTGAATTGCGCAGCCATTCCTGAAACATTACTTGAATCTGAATTGTTTGGCTATGAAAAGGGAGCTTTTACAGGGGCAACACAGTCAAAGGAAGGAAAGTGGGTCGCAGCAAATGGAGGAACTCTATTTCTTGATGAAATTAGTGAGATGCCCCTACCTCTTCAAGCTAAATTATTACGGGTAATTCAGGAACGTGAAGTGACACCTCTAGGCTCTAATAAGAAGATCCCATTAGATGTTCGTATTTTATGTGCTGCTAATAAAAATATTGAACAAATGGTCCAAGAAGGGACTTTCCGAGAGGATTTGTATTTCAGATTGAACGTTATTCCTATTAAAACACCGCCACTAAGAGAAAGAAAAGAAGATTTAGCACTGTTGATTGATTATTTCTTGAAAAAGTATTGTAAAGAAATGAACAGAGAAAAGAGATCTATTTCTACAACTGCCCGCAGACTTTTACTAGACTATCACTATCCGGGAAATGTTCGTGAGCTAGGGAATATAATTGAATACTCAGTAGCGCTCTCTATTAATACAGTCATTCATGAGGGGGATTTGCCACATTACATTCTAGAGCAAAAGAAAGGGGAAGGAGGTATTTCTAATGGAAAAAGTATCGTCATTCCTATCGGTCTATCAATGAAGGAAATTGAGAAAAAGGTGATATCCAAAACTTTAGAACATTGCGGAAAACACCGCCAAAGGACGGCCCAGACATTACAAATTTCTGAAAGAAGTCTCCGAGATAAAATTAAACTGTATGAGATTGAAAAATCACGAAATTAA